DNA from Ziziphus jujuba cultivar Dongzao chromosome 2, ASM3175591v1:
TTTAGTGACAAGTGTTAATTAATATGGGAATAGTGCTTTTTTGTGGaaggaaattaaagaaaattatgaaaGTCTAAACAAAATCTCATGTCCAATAaccttttctttgtaaattgtACAAAATTTTAGAAGTAGATGAAATTAATTCTATGTagcaacttttttgtttttttggataaatagaAAAGGGTCATCTTATGAGTATCCTTGGCCAGGTATTAGGTAATTGTGAGCCATTAATAACTGTGTTTTTACAACCATGCAGGAGTTCACAAAATACCAAATAGATATGATGGATTCGTCGGCTTCCTGCCACTTGATCTATCCTGTTGGGCGTAATTCTATGtagcaactttttatttttagcctAGCTTTCCGCATgcatttttattctattttacaCATCATCTTTATAGAAATAAGCATTATTcttatatagataataattaaaattgaaaaaaaaaacaaccacaTTTTATGTAACATAATGATGTataattacatattttaaaagttaatattagCTCGAgagataaacaaataattaatgtaataaaaatatttataatgaataatgataaatgtttgttttgttttatgtttattAAAGAGGCTCAAAAGTGAGAGGGTCAAAGAAAGAGGTACTATTGGTACAGAGTCTTCTAAAGTGAAGAGGCCAGGACAGGCCACTTCGTTACAAAACATGTCAGCCGGAAAACAGCGCCGTTAATGGATGATTAGGTGttggtttttaattaaattaatcccATTTTtaccttaataaaaaaaaaccaacaaaatttGAAGCAATGGACGGCCAGGATTTGATCAAGGTGAGACATATAGTAGTGAGCAGTATTTTTCGGGTTTGTATTTAAACCCTTCCTTCATGATGGTCCTTCCTTGGTATGTAGTATGGTCTTTTAATTGTCTTTAAGTTCTTAAAAGCCATTGTAAGAGTCTTTTCTCTTTCAAGTTTTCTAAAGCTTCTCAGTCCCATTCTTGGGGTTGGAAGATCATGTAAAATCTCTCTGCAAATTTGGCTTCcaatctttttcactttttttttttctccctcttaTTTCTTCCTTCTTGTGTTTCAAAAATTCTTCCTTTTCtgtgtttgttttcttctttctctctgcAACAAATACACAGTTTCCAGTACTAGTTTCACTTCGAAATGAACTCATTGTACTTTTCTTTATATCTGCTGTGTAGATTTTGATGTACTAGCAGAGATTCTTTCAGGTACTCAAATTAGCATACTTTTTTAATGCTAATTTAACATACCCTTTTgtctattactattattattatctcgTTCAATTACTCTGTAAAAATAGCAGGATTTATAATCTGCTCTGTTTTTTAGATTTTCTCGGAGTCCCTGTTTGTTAATGCCAGTTTTAAGTGCTATTTTGGGTCTCgttttctttctcaaattcttaatttaaaaagtttcatATTAAGCAATTAAATCTTTTGAGTCAAGTCCTAAAGTTTCTTCTTCATATCTCAGAACTTTTTTTCTCAGTGCCTATTTCTTTCTCCAAACTTAGAAAAACTCAGAAAACCATGGTGGATTTATTTCAAACAAACAGATTGCAGACAGCAATCTGGACAGTAAAGATGTTGCTGGTGACGGTTGGGATGGTCTCAACTGTGACATTGTTGAAGGTGGCTGTAATTCCATACGTTGTGAATCTCACTCTTTCCACTGTTCCTTACCTCTGGATCTCATTCAGAAGCTGTTTATCTCCtctgtatatctatatattcctcaacttcatcatcatcactatTGCTGCTTCTTCTTTCCAACACCCAAACCAGAAGaatctcttttcttcttcaccTTCTTCATCTTCCAAGATCAAGAAACAGCTAATCCAGTCAGAGCAAAGCAAGGTTCAAAACGATCAAATCAATTGGAACAGCTTCCATATTTCCCAAGAAGAAGATCAAGAAAAACACTGTATTTCAGTTTCTACAGAGGAAGCCATTTCGATAACTCCACCTGATCCTGTTGGTATTTCGACTTTCGCCGACGATCCATTACAGGAAACGGACAGCGGAGAAAACCCAATGATAGattccggcgagattccaacCGAGAAGCCTGAGGTGGAGGACGAATTCGATGACACGCTCGAAGCAACTTGGAAAGCCATAACTGAAAAACAGAGCAAGCCAAAGTGTCGGCAGCTTAAGAAGAGCGACACGTGGGATGTGTCTCCCCGGGTGGTAGGAATCAAACCGGAGGTGGAAAATCCGGCGGCGTGGGCTCGCGGGGAGCTGAAGAAGTCGGAGACTTTCACCGACAGGGTCACGATAATAAGGGAGAAGCCGATGAGCCAAGAAGAGCTGTATCAGAGAGCAGAGGAGTTCATCAAGAAATTAAAACAGGATATGAGGTTGCAGAGGCAAGAATCCGATCAGCGTTTCAGGGAAATGGTCAATCGAGGTCTttgaaaatttatcttttatccttttttttttttttttttaaatgggttTAATATTGATGTGGTTTTACTTTAGCTCTATATTTAGAACGTAAAAATGAGAGCTGTGTCCTTCTGCTACCCTATTGTGAATAGTATTTTGAAGCTATTTTAATGAGTTTATGATGCATTTGATGGTTTTGTAACGGTATTAGCCTTTTTTGATAATTGTAATGGTATTAGCATTTGCAAATATGAATGATGACCAACGAAAATTGCCATGTGAATAATTATAACATATAGATACATAtctatggagagagagagagagagagagagagagagagagagagagagagcgaggaTGTTGGAGATAAAAGACATGGAAATGATTGATGAGTGTTTGGTTACTGTGGCAAGTACAGCTCCTCATGTTGGAATCTTTGTATAATTGATTTTCACTCTCTTTTCTGTTGGTTTGTATCtgatatattaaatgtatatacatacttatatatattttgatggaaGATGTCTTTTGATAAATAAAGTATATTTGATGTCAGAAAATGATATTGCAACTGCTGTATATATGCTAAGGTCCATCTTAACTATCAATCAAAAGTGGTTTgggaaatttattatatatgcaaATTTCAAAATCATGGGTTTGTGGGGtctttaaaactatatatatatttagcaaaAACGGAAATTTAAgttgataatttattgaagtttggCAGCATTGTCTAGCCTTAAAAGATTCGCCTACATATTAggaaaacaaaatgaagaaaCTATCGCATGTGTGCTATACACTAATTTTGGAGTTtatttgtattcttattgaatcatttattaatgataatatatCTTAACTACATTTACGTTTGTGCTTAATTACTTTCTAACAggttaagttaaaaaaataataaaagaaaagccaaaattaAAGAGTTAACTATTCTCTTgaacataaaaaatatcaactaataatattGATTGATATCACTTTGGCTTTTGATAGAGAGTTACCAGAGTTAGCCAAATGTTGAGATTAgaaggagttgacttttttttgatAGGgcttaaaatctattaaaacaTTGAAAAATGCCAACTAAATTTACCTAGCCAATAGCAACATATAACAACCTAAAATCCAAGTCAAACTTACCATTTCATATGACTAAAAGATCAAAAACTTGAACGTGTACGAAAGAAAcataatttggatatttaatttcaatattcTTCAGAGTTCAGGTAGGATTTGAATTACAATATGAATTTGactaaaatatgtattttggtACCAAAATAtgataactcaaataaattctGCATTCTTTAATTCATAATGGTATTGTCCattgatatattatatcttaaatttattaaaatccttTTTATCTACATCATACTTGTCTATAaatcttatttaattatatgctCTTGTAGTTTCTTGGCAAGTTCTTCTACATTACCTGAACAAACTCATACCATAATGTAGAAATTTCATGATTTATATACAAGAAGTtaaatgtcatatatatattagataatttattgCTGAAAACATAACTTTTTGGTGTGTTATATGCAAGtccaaaaactagctaatagtTTACAACTAATATACTAATCAAGATATTCTCAAAGATAAAATAGTTATAGTCTGACATTTTAACCCATGCCAAAGTATGTATGTTTTcgtttaatttctttcaaaaagaaaagagcaAAGACCCACTGGAAGCCAATATTCGAATTAAGTTGGGATCAACCACCGAAGTGGCCCTGCGGGATACATtataacataattatatattctatagcatttattttaatggttgatgcatgtatatatatatatatatatttatatatttatattgaaattatatttatatatatatatatatatgtagacagTAGATAAGATCGAAGTAGGTCCATTATTCATGGCATCTGTACAGTGACAAAAACAGATGGCTAGGCATTTGGCTACGCATTTCACTTGTAAAGCATAAATTATGCATATAGACGGGGTATACATAGAAAGAAGTAAGAGCATATTTTTGCCCTGGCACGGCTCTTCTAGAACCGAGAAATAAGAGGATAATTCAAAAGCTAGCCCTCTTTATTTGTAGTTCAGAAAttggttgttattattattatttgtttcttattttcaaaaaccaGTGCTATATACGAGCAAAGCCAAGGATTTTTGTTTACTATATCAATCAGTCTGTAATGCGGATGAGAAAAATAGCTGCTTCTCTCTGAATTCAATTAACCTCGTTCGTCATCCCAATAATATAGGAAAAAGCACAAATTATTACCAAATACCACGCCAGCGCTAAATACGGAGACACAATTATAAAGCATCTTTTTCAAGCAAATTTGTGTCTTGTACCAAACTTTACAGAAGCCCTATATACCTTTAACCTTCATAGCATGACACTAGAACCATCTAGATTAATAATGGCCATTTCCCTCCAAAAACAAAGCGTGAGGTAGAGTAGAAAAAAGAGGACAGATTTTTAAGCTTGAATCTTGTCAAAGTCGAAATAAGAAAAGGACCCGTAATGACCTTTGCAATAGTTGCATGCTTCAGTTATTTTTAATCTATTATTTATCAGCATATTGTTTTGTAAAAAGACATGGCACAATGCCCATGTCATGTAAGAGACATGAAGTAAGACTTTTTACAAAGTGGTATTGGcctttaaaaattatatgcacCACAGCTTTTCTAAGAAGATGCGTTTTTACCTTCCAAGTACTGTACTGCTACTTTTTCGTAAAGAgaaaaactctatatatatggAATAGGCTAATAAGTTTAACGGATAAGCTaggattttattaaattttttaaccacCCACATGTTTTTGATATATagtaatttagaaaaataccTTATAATATTGAAAGCACGTGTACTTGCAAAATAGACTAGTTTCATTTGTAAATTAAGAAGCAGAGAAAGCGTGCCCGAAATTCATATAGTGAGTTTTATTTGAGACCATTATAAtgcaattattaaatatttacacTCCCTTCGGACAAGCTAATTGGAAACTCTTGCCAAACTGCACAACACTAAAGCCCAATGGGCTCAGTGTAGTGATCCAACAACAAGACGAACCAGaacccagactccaaaaatagACGCATACGGTGCCAATATGAGGCCCAGTTCACAGTTCAGTGCCTCCAAGCAAATGTAGCGAAAATCTAGCAactttttaccaaatttaattATACCTTAGCCGTCATGGAAATAGATGTCAATAATATATAGCGGATAAAGCGATCAAATATTGTTAAGCATTAATTATATAAGTCGAAAGtagaaaaggaaagtaaaatGAGAAGAAATCAAAAGTACTAAAACTTAAAGGGTGTAACTGTTCGTTTATTAGCTACAAGGTATAGCAAATTTTAACATGCATTAGCGTTGCATGCATGAAGCAAATGTTTGGCAAACAAATTTAACCGAACCAACAGCTAAATTTCAGACAGACTCTACTATGCCAGCCATCGCATTAGCACTCTGCAGAGACACAGAGAGAGCTATCCGGccaatttcaaactaaaaatgCTGAAATGTGCGTGATGATCAAAAAGTGAGCAAAAAGGGCATGCATCACAAAGATCGATCATAAGAAAGTACTCAGAACCAATACCAACACATCAAAATCAAACAATCACGAGGTGTGAAATGCCAAAGAGGAAACCCAGCTCCCGAATTGACCAAGAAGAAACCAGCATCACCAGGGCTGTGATCACAGGGAACCACCAGAAGAGCAAGCTTATCACCACCTCTCCAGCTCCACAAGTACAAGGAGGAGATGCACTGGTAGCATTGGCTGGATTATTCGGCTTGTCCTGCGGCCCATTTTCTGAACCAATTGATGGTACTTCTATCTCTCCTCCAGCATCATTGCTAGGTGCCGGAGCAGCAGGAGGAGGAGGGGTAGGACGAGCAGGAGGAGGAGGACGGCGGTCACCTATCAGAGGAGCCCGACGAGGAGGAGCAGATGGATGGTTCTGGTGCCTATTAGTCTGGTCACCACCACCATCGCTTGGTGGGGAAGCGGTGGGGGAAGAGGAGGGGCTTATAGTAGTAGGAGTAGTAGGGGCATTGTCGTTGTTGTCGGAGAGCTGAGGGAGTACTTGGACCTGGAGTCTGAGGCCCATGTTACAGTGACCTTGTCTGCCGCATATGAAGTACCTGGGTCCTGGTTGAGTCAGTTGGATCACTGTCTCTCCGTCGTTGTATGTGCGGATTGGGTGCACCGTGTGACAGAAATGGTAATCCAAGTGGTGCACTTCCAATACATCGTGGACCGGCGTGTACGAGAACACTGCCAGATTACAACAAACaatcttttatattattattattattataattatatttgtaaatttcAATGAACCAATTCGAGCAATTAATAACCAATTTGATTCTTTCTTTCCAAGCAAAAACGGTTATGCTAGCTGGAACAGAAGTTTGATCACCCAAACGGTTATAACATCACAATGAAATTGGAGTGGAGGCCCAagggaaggaaaataaaatcgATTTTACAAAACAATAACCCAATTCAATCATTCCAAATTTTTCAGTATCTAAATAACccaaaaatatagataaattctgaaattaaaaaataaataaataaataaataaataaataaacaaatggaCAAAGTCTGTAGTTGAAGTTCGTTATTTTGCTGATTCATTTTTGTTAAcgggtttttcttattttccaaaaatgccATTGACATTTATGGAAATTCTGACTAatcatgactttttttttattttttgttttttctttgtatctcTGTTCGGTGGCAATCTAAAACCCGAAAAACAAGTCGTCCCAAGAGCACCATTGCGTTTGGTTACTGAGAAACACAAGGAAACCAACAATACCAAATTAAAATTCAAGTTTATTTTTCGGATTTGACGACTCaaataatacaattaatattatgttatattcaaaaaaaaaaaaaaaaaaaaaacaataacacaATCTAACTTCCCGTAAGTCGTTAATTTTTCCATTACTACATTTATTTTCTTGCCAACCAAACAGTTCAAATCATGATTTGTTTGCAGAGCTACtcaaaacagagagaaaaagaaaaaacgtacGTATACATTATATAAAGCAATTAAAGCACCTCAAATATATTATCAAAGCTATAACAAACTAATTCCAGTGCGCACAGATTAATCAAAAGGACAATAAAATAAGCCGTAATTAGCTTAAAGTACTCGGATGAAAAAAGAACAGAGGCGGATATATAGAGAAGATCGATTTGTAAAGAATGTGAGAAAGATGAATTGGAAGAAATGGAGAGCAAAAAAAGCAGGGTTAGTAAAAGAGTACCTAGAAAGTCTCCGACTCGGAAAGTAGTCTCGGCAGCCCAGCCTTGGAGATTGGAAGTGAGATCCCAGCCGGAAACTCCACCAACTGTGTGGTTAGTCACCGCAGACACGCATCGGAACAATATTGATGTGATTATTATCACCACGATCGCTTTCACTGCCCATTCCGGCCTCAATCCCACCATTTTTCTCCTCCAAACTTCCTAAATCGAAAAAATCCCTTCACTATCTTCAGCATCGATCAAAAAGAATCAAATCaggcataaaaattaaaaaagaaaaatgaactaAATCAAAATAATGGAAGAAAGTTTCCAGTAACTTTCTcaagaaaataacaaagaatTATCAGAAAGATCGAGTGGAATTGAAATTCTAGGTACCGAAATGAGATCTCCTTAGAGCTTTAGCAAGGTTTCTACCGGTTCTTGATCTTGATTTTATGGAGTACTATCTGCAAGAAGGTTAATTGTTAGAGACGGCGACGTTTTGTGTTTTTGAGTGAGAAGTGGAAAATGAAAGATGATAGTGGAAATGGATATCTGTATCGTGAAGTACGTACTGGAATGAagtagaaagaagaagaagaagcggaGCGATCGACTTGACGGTGCGTTGTGTAGTGCATGCAGTTCTCTCTTCTGGCTCTTCGTTCCCGCCTTTTATAGTCGTCATGAGGGCGTCAcacagagagagggagagggagagagagagagggagagagagagagagagagagagagagagagacctttTTCGTCTGTTTACTCATACGCGTACATTACACGCTCCTAGCTTGTGGAGTGGGTCCTAAAAATTGGTTACCTGTGCAGCCAATGAGTTGTTTGCCAATTTtcgtttaattaatattattattatttctgtattgaagtgaaacaaaaaaaaccattttaacTCCATGCACGGTGCTAATGCACAAAGGTTTAGAAATGTTAAGTTCCATCTCAGAATTATTCCAaaactaatattaataaaaaaaattagaattaaatTACTTAactattaaaaagtaatttatagtagaaaatttattaaaaaaaaagggtgtaaagtattttaaattaattttataacaaaaacTTTATCCAAAGTGGACATAAAGAGgtgataacaatttttttttttttccttgaaagcGTCTTCAATGACAAAGACTATTTTGTTATTGCAATATCCTCTGCAATGGTACATGTCAgtatcaatattaaaattttaatacttttaCAATGATATGTGTTAAAACATAATATTGGCAAAGATGACGGAAGAAAGAATGGTAGATTGGATCCagtcttataaaattttaagacttaaaaaattaaaaattgaaaatcttaaaaaatattaaaagttgaaaattatattatttaattataaccaTCCCATAGATTTTCTTGTAGTGGGTCCGTTACCAAAATATgcaaggggaatttggcccaatacccccatAGGACGGAGAttcatgaattttgccccctcaattcatttcttttttgatctaccccttcaatcttttaaaatcccaaaatacccttatattttttttttatatgtttttttctttcctttcttcgacttttcccctccatctctttatccataaccagaccttaggagccctctgtttcctttcatgaatcggccggattgtaagcgtggagactgcgcgttttgaaggagatggtgaagaggcgactcagagagaaaactgcaggattttagagagccctaggagtagaagcagaagcaacaggtaggcaacagtgaagtaggaaagcatgaggctcattcgatcaatcactggtaatcttctcctctccattttcaaattcttaagcttttCTCGAGACATTTTCTTCCTTGTTTtgctaataatgaaatagttttttttttttaaataaataatatattttagattgttattGGGACGGAGGAACTACTTAAGCAGTgtctctaattttgattttgttttagtggttttgggaattttttttttttgggagaaattgtgaaagttgtgttctgtttttttt
Protein-coding regions in this window:
- the LOC107419682 gene encoding uncharacterized protein LOC107419682 is translated as MLLVTVGMVSTVTLLKVAVIPYVVNLTLSTVPYLWISFRSCLSPLYIYIFLNFIIITIAASSFQHPNQKNLFSSSPSSSSKIKKQLIQSEQSKVQNDQINWNSFHISQEEDQEKHCISVSTEEAISITPPDPVGISTFADDPLQETDSGENPMIDSGEIPTEKPEVEDEFDDTLEATWKAITEKQSKPKCRQLKKSDTWDVSPRVVGIKPEVENPAAWARGELKKSETFTDRVTIIREKPMSQEELYQRAEEFIKKLKQDMRLQRQESDQRFREMVNRGL
- the LOC107419681 gene encoding uclacyanin 1, encoding MVGLRPEWAVKAIVVIIITSILFRCVSAVTNHTVGGVSGWDLTSNLQGWAAETTFRVGDFLVFSYTPVHDVLEVHHLDYHFCHTVHPIRTYNDGETVIQLTQPGPRYFICGRQGHCNMGLRLQVQVLPQLSDNNDNAPTTPTTISPSSSPTASPPSDGGGDQTNRHQNHPSAPPRRAPLIGDRRPPPPARPTPPPPAAPAPSNDAGGEIEVPSIGSENGPQDKPNNPANATSASPPCTCGAGEVVISLLFWWFPVITALVMLVSSWSIRELGFLFGISHLVIV